A single genomic interval of Nodosilinea sp. PGN35 harbors:
- a CDS encoding heme peroxidase family protein — translation MTRHGQLYLRDTAPPRFRIPARGRFGRMFRCTRPFAQDTPAIRQALTELGKAGGIMDPGPASNPENPAIPAGFTFLGQFIDHDLTFDPTSSLERQSDPEAIENFRTPVFELDSMYGAGPAASPFLYDKTDRVKLLIDSERPHDLPRNSQGLALLGDPRNDENIIVSQLHLAFIKFHNAVVDELRNQGVSAGQVFDEAQKLVRWHYQWIVLHEFLPLIAGKAVTESVLRRGRRFYSTRWRREPYIPVEFSVAAYRFGHSQVRGGYAINDGPAGGRPFGAAIFLPRNTPGEDLSSGRPLEARKVLDWRKFFNLDAGITPQLSQRIDTTLSRPLFELPFAVADNPASLAGRNLLRHLTFGLPSGQTVARRMGVAPLAAADLADVAAIDAGLATNTPLWFYILREADKRANGESLGPVGGRIVAEVFVGLMQADELSFLCQEPRWRPTLGEGGDFKMADLLRVAGVDGAPVIPSQPAENPVPASNSQPAEAPVAS, via the coding sequence ATGACACGCCACGGTCAACTGTATCTCAGAGACACGGCTCCCCCCCGCTTTCGGATTCCGGCCCGGGGGCGCTTCGGCAGAATGTTTCGCTGCACCCGCCCCTTTGCCCAAGACACCCCCGCCATTCGCCAGGCCCTGACAGAACTGGGCAAAGCCGGGGGAATTATGGATCCAGGCCCGGCTAGCAATCCCGAGAACCCCGCCATTCCGGCTGGCTTTACCTTCTTGGGGCAGTTCATCGACCACGACCTCACCTTCGACCCCACCTCCAGCCTGGAGCGCCAGTCGGATCCGGAGGCGATCGAGAACTTCCGCACCCCGGTCTTTGAACTCGACAGCATGTACGGCGCAGGGCCAGCGGCCAGCCCTTTCCTGTACGACAAAACCGATCGCGTCAAGCTGCTGATCGATAGCGAGCGCCCCCACGATCTGCCCCGCAACAGCCAGGGCCTTGCCCTTTTAGGCGACCCCCGCAACGACGAAAATATCATCGTGTCGCAGCTGCACCTGGCCTTTATCAAGTTCCACAATGCTGTGGTTGACGAGCTGAGGAACCAGGGCGTCAGCGCCGGCCAAGTCTTTGACGAAGCCCAGAAGCTGGTGCGCTGGCACTACCAGTGGATTGTGCTGCACGAGTTTCTGCCGCTGATTGCCGGTAAAGCCGTGACAGAATCTGTGCTCCGGCGCGGGCGGCGATTCTACAGCACCCGCTGGCGGCGCGAGCCCTACATTCCGGTGGAGTTTTCGGTGGCCGCCTACCGCTTCGGCCACAGCCAGGTGCGCGGTGGCTATGCCATCAACGATGGGCCGGCGGGCGGGCGTCCCTTTGGAGCCGCAATTTTTCTACCCCGCAACACCCCAGGCGAGGATTTGTCCAGCGGTAGGCCCTTAGAAGCTCGTAAGGTGCTGGACTGGCGGAAGTTCTTCAACCTAGATGCAGGCATCACCCCTCAGCTCAGCCAACGCATTGACACCACCCTATCGCGGCCTCTGTTCGAGCTACCGTTCGCGGTAGCCGATAACCCAGCTTCGCTGGCCGGGCGCAACCTGCTGCGGCACCTCACCTTTGGGCTGCCCTCGGGTCAGACTGTCGCTCGCCGCATGGGCGTTGCCCCCCTGGCGGCTGCCGACCTGGCCGACGTGGCGGCGATTGACGCGGGCCTGGCCACCAATACGCCGCTGTGGTTCTACATTCTGCGGGAGGCGGACAAACGCGCCAACGGTGAGTCGCTAGGCCCCGTGGGCGGCCGCATTGTGGCGGAGGTCTTTGTTGGCCTGATGCAGGCCGACGAGCTGTCGTTCCTCTGCCAAGAACCCCGCTGGAGGCCCACTCTTGGTGAGGGCGGCGACTTTAAGATGGCTGACCTGCTGCGGGTAGCTGGGGTCGATGGGGCACCCGTAATCCCTTCCCAACCAGCCGAAAACCCGGTGCCTGCTTCAAATTCCCAACCCGCTGAAGCACCTGTGGCCAGCTGA
- a CDS encoding helix-turn-helix transcriptional regulator: protein MSTILQTDSSATTIAKFKALSDPLRLAVVELLRSQEMCVCDLCDRMDIAQSKLSFHLKTLREAGLISARQEGRWIYYRLNPAEFGELEDYLTTLRQLTPQSPARPCSPDRL, encoded by the coding sequence ATGTCGACAATTCTGCAAACCGACTCATCGGCCACCACCATCGCTAAGTTTAAGGCCCTCTCCGACCCGCTGCGGCTAGCGGTGGTTGAGCTGCTGCGATCGCAGGAAATGTGCGTCTGCGACCTGTGCGATCGCATGGACATTGCCCAGTCGAAGCTCTCCTTTCACCTCAAAACCCTGCGCGAAGCCGGGTTAATCTCTGCCCGCCAGGAGGGCCGCTGGATCTACTACCGCCTCAACCCCGCTGAGTTTGGCGAACTCGAAGACTACCTCACCACCCTACGCCAGCTCACTCCCCAGTCTCCGGCCCGCCCCTGCTCTCCCGATCGCCTGTAG
- a CDS encoding YgiT-type zinc finger protein codes for MFKCHVCGSNQSTTTYVTEIFDIDGKFYLVENIPATVCSNCGEEVFSRETTENIREMLHGEGEPSRSISVDVFAYQSTQPRS; via the coding sequence ATGTTTAAGTGTCATGTCTGCGGATCTAATCAATCAACAACAACCTACGTGACTGAAATTTTTGATATCGACGGCAAGTTTTACCTGGTTGAAAACATCCCTGCAACCGTGTGTAGTAACTGTGGAGAGGAAGTATTCAGTCGAGAGACTACAGAAAACATTCGCGAGATGTTGCATGGAGAGGGTGAGCCAAGCCGATCTATCTCTGTTGATGTGTTTGCCTATCAGTCCACCCAGCCTCGCTCCTAG
- a CDS encoding DUF4258 domain-containing protein, translating into MQSLQDIQQQLQAGRFEFTRHAFKRAIARNISDREICEISNTLELVEDYLEDKYSPSCLILDSPQ; encoded by the coding sequence ATGCAATCCCTACAGGACATTCAGCAGCAGCTACAAGCAGGAAGATTTGAGTTCACACGCCACGCATTTAAGCGCGCCATTGCGCGTAACATTAGCGATCGCGAAATCTGTGAAATCTCAAATACGCTAGAACTTGTAGAAGACTATCTAGAGGATAAATACTCTCCTAGCTGTTTAATTTTGGATTCACCACAGTAG
- the tgt gene encoding tRNA guanosine(34) transglycosylase Tgt gives MTQPFSFRCDARCSHTQARAGTFTTPHGPVHTPRFMPVGTLANVKTVTPAQLATTGAQMVLANTYHLHLQPGEDIVAEAGGLHRFMGWDGPMLTDSGGFQVFSLSQMRTITEDGVTFKSPKDGRIINIRPETSIQIQNDLGADVIMAFDECPPYPCSRETIKASTDRTWRWLQRCAEAHKRPDQALFGIVQGGVYPDLRTEAAQQLATLDLPGYAIGGVSVGEPPELIETIVKATAPCLPEHKPRYLMGVGTYKEMAQAIAAGVDLFDCVIPTRLARHGAALVAGERWNLKNQRFRRDYTPLDAACPCYTCQNFTRAYLCHLIHAKEMLAFTLISIHNITELVRFTQRIREAILGDRFAAEFSPWLEPSAATAIDAPHP, from the coding sequence TTGACCCAGCCCTTTTCCTTTCGCTGCGACGCCCGCTGTAGCCACACCCAGGCGCGGGCGGGCACCTTCACCACCCCCCACGGCCCCGTCCACACCCCCCGCTTCATGCCCGTGGGCACCCTGGCCAACGTCAAAACCGTCACCCCGGCCCAGCTCGCCACCACCGGGGCGCAGATGGTGCTGGCCAACACCTACCACCTGCACCTGCAACCCGGCGAAGACATCGTGGCCGAGGCGGGCGGGCTGCACCGCTTCATGGGCTGGGATGGCCCCATGCTGACCGATTCGGGCGGCTTTCAGGTGTTTAGCCTCAGCCAGATGCGCACGATTACCGAAGACGGGGTAACGTTTAAATCGCCTAAGGACGGCCGCATCATCAATATTCGCCCCGAAACCTCGATTCAGATTCAAAACGATCTGGGGGCTGATGTGATCATGGCCTTCGACGAATGCCCCCCCTACCCGTGCAGCCGCGAGACCATCAAAGCCTCCACCGATCGCACCTGGCGCTGGCTCCAGCGCTGCGCTGAGGCTCACAAACGGCCCGACCAGGCCCTGTTTGGCATTGTGCAGGGGGGTGTCTACCCCGACCTGCGCACCGAGGCGGCCCAGCAGCTAGCGACCCTCGACCTGCCGGGCTATGCCATCGGCGGGGTCAGCGTGGGGGAACCGCCCGAGCTGATTGAAACCATCGTCAAGGCCACCGCCCCCTGCCTGCCCGAGCACAAGCCCCGCTACCTGATGGGGGTGGGCACCTACAAAGAGATGGCCCAGGCGATCGCCGCCGGGGTAGACCTGTTCGACTGCGTGATTCCCACCCGGCTGGCGCGGCACGGGGCGGCCCTGGTGGCCGGGGAACGGTGGAACCTGAAAAACCAGCGCTTTCGCCGCGACTACACCCCCCTCGATGCCGCCTGCCCCTGCTACACCTGCCAAAATTTCACCCGCGCCTACCTGTGCCACCTGATCCACGCTAAGGAGATGCTGGCCTTTACGCTAATCTCCATCCACAACATCACCGAGCTGGTGCGCTTTACCCAGCGGATCCGGGAGGCAATTTTGGGCGATCGCTTTGCCGCAGAATTTTCCCCCTGGCTGGAGCCATCGGCGGCAACCGCGATCGACGCCCCCCACCCGTGA
- a CDS encoding photosystem II reaction center protein K, which yields MDVAMLLAKLPEAYSLFDPLVDVLPIIPVFFLLLAFVWQASVGFK from the coding sequence ATGGACGTCGCAATGCTGCTGGCCAAGCTGCCCGAGGCTTACTCCCTGTTCGACCCCCTGGTAGACGTGCTGCCTATCATCCCCGTGTTTTTCCTGCTGCTGGCCTTTGTGTGGCAGGCTTCCGTCGGCTTTAAGTAA
- a CDS encoding toll/interleukin-1 receptor domain-containing protein: MPLIFLSYRRRDSQAITRSIHSKLAETYGSETIFLDEKSIPKGVDIRDYIRDTLSQCAVVLPVIASGWLSSIGSFGLRQGNWEEPNDWVRIELEEALANNATKVVPLLIDGIDMPRADLLPDELKALTYRNGFHFSSKAFHEDMPRLIRELNRLIDGTVLALPETLSDQADDEVARQEYYRHEVRYCLESNDGQLDEISQIYLDALRQHLQLTRETTKHIQAAAQQPYSRYTAAVRQLIAHQTHVAASTNAAETTSTVVLDRRAINHLRRLHHNLALPQWKALKIQHQVQKEWEDRQQQPAQPVAQG, translated from the coding sequence ATGCCGCTAATCTTTCTTTCTTACCGCCGTCGCGACAGCCAGGCCATTACTCGCAGTATCCATAGCAAGCTGGCCGAGACCTACGGTAGCGAGACTATTTTTCTAGATGAAAAAAGTATCCCAAAGGGCGTCGATATTCGAGACTACATCAGGGACACCCTGAGTCAATGCGCCGTTGTTCTACCCGTGATCGCCTCAGGTTGGCTGAGCAGCATTGGCTCTTTTGGTTTGAGGCAGGGAAATTGGGAGGAACCCAATGATTGGGTGAGAATAGAACTGGAAGAGGCTCTGGCCAACAACGCTACCAAGGTTGTGCCCTTGCTAATTGACGGAATAGACATGCCCCGGGCCGATCTGCTGCCCGATGAGTTAAAAGCCTTAACCTACCGCAATGGATTTCACTTCAGCTCTAAAGCTTTTCATGAAGATATGCCGAGGCTAATTCGCGAGCTGAATCGATTGATTGATGGCACTGTACTAGCTTTACCTGAAACTTTATCTGACCAAGCGGATGATGAGGTCGCAAGACAGGAGTACTATCGCCATGAAGTTCGCTACTGCCTTGAGAGCAATGACGGCCAGCTCGATGAGATTAGCCAGATTTATTTGGATGCTTTGCGACAGCATCTGCAATTAACCCGTGAGACCACCAAGCACATACAAGCGGCGGCCCAGCAGCCTTACAGCCGATATACTGCTGCTGTGAGACAGTTGATTGCCCATCAAACCCATGTTGCCGCAAGCACAAATGCAGCAGAGACCACTTCCACGGTTGTGCTGGACAGGCGGGCAATCAACCACTTGCGACGGCTACACCACAATCTGGCTTTGCCCCAGTGGAAGGCGCTAAAAATCCAGCACCAGGTTCAAAAAGAGTGGGAAGACCGCCAACAGCAGCCTGCTCAACCGGTGGCCCAGGGCTGA
- a CDS encoding GUN4 domain-containing protein yields MQSIACLIKVVETQLKSDEVVTEVRYLIEDLLDLDGMSQTRFEAISEIRDVADVRVGVRFEADADQLSSILRRLRDRLYYNPIETIFRFQIADLDLQIQTHRADDLMGLMATAQSGVLFAPERDYLAEAETYSRSQGELSPTELDNLNLLRQRLGLSVELAEVLNARAAGPYRTHAEKRRHFEEITAAEFSRLRTLDEGLPVAPKNLWPLLQELAENLGLPVPEAEMIYHKHQQRYDDDANLKAEQQAAKIAEDTRLAAAAKAEGDRQSQAQQAQEHLDHYRSLCHQAMASSLYPSEFDQGRLEQARRLRGLSIDEALTLEAAVRDELYGGLESAAGVDYSRLRHLLHQQAWHEADMETESVLLKALDRDMQPVTAATVQRLPAVDLATIDALWSRYSNRRFGFKAQQLVYRSQQQIQQDERQRWLDFQQALGWREPPSLFYRGYRPYHDLLFDLKAPPGHLPTWRWCCLSLSDRYRLSPELMAAVTQHLNDCLPLDPAAMPAPDSAAPTVIDGGPTLAV; encoded by the coding sequence GTGCAAAGCATTGCATGTTTAATCAAGGTTGTAGAAACCCAGCTCAAAAGTGATGAGGTGGTCACCGAGGTTCGCTACCTGATTGAAGATCTCCTCGATCTTGACGGCATGAGCCAGACGCGGTTTGAGGCTATTTCAGAAATTAGAGATGTCGCTGACGTCAGGGTTGGAGTGCGGTTTGAAGCCGATGCCGATCAGCTCAGCTCTATTTTGCGGCGGCTGCGCGATCGCCTCTACTACAACCCCATTGAAACTATTTTTCGGTTCCAAATTGCGGATCTGGATTTACAAATTCAAACCCACCGGGCCGACGATCTCATGGGCCTCATGGCCACCGCCCAGAGTGGCGTCCTGTTTGCTCCCGAGCGCGACTACCTGGCCGAGGCCGAAACCTACAGCCGCAGCCAGGGCGAACTGTCACCCACCGAACTCGACAACCTCAACCTGCTGCGCCAGCGTTTGGGGCTGTCGGTGGAACTGGCTGAGGTGCTCAACGCTCGAGCCGCTGGCCCCTACCGCACCCATGCCGAAAAACGCCGCCACTTCGAAGAGATCACCGCCGCTGAGTTTAGCCGTCTGCGCACCCTGGATGAGGGGCTGCCCGTTGCCCCCAAAAACCTCTGGCCCCTACTGCAAGAGCTGGCCGAAAATCTAGGGCTGCCCGTCCCTGAGGCCGAGATGATTTACCACAAGCACCAGCAGCGCTACGACGATGATGCCAACCTCAAAGCCGAGCAGCAGGCCGCTAAAATTGCCGAAGACACTCGCCTAGCGGCGGCGGCCAAGGCCGAGGGCGATCGCCAAAGCCAGGCCCAGCAGGCCCAGGAGCACCTAGACCACTACCGATCGCTGTGTCACCAGGCCATGGCCAGCAGCCTCTACCCCTCCGAGTTTGACCAGGGGCGTCTGGAGCAGGCTCGGCGGCTGCGGGGGCTATCCATCGACGAGGCGCTCACCCTTGAGGCCGCCGTGCGCGATGAGCTGTACGGTGGGCTCGAGTCTGCCGCTGGGGTAGACTACAGCCGCCTGCGCCACCTGCTGCATCAGCAGGCCTGGCACGAGGCCGACATGGAAACAGAATCGGTTCTCCTTAAGGCTCTCGATCGCGACATGCAGCCCGTCACCGCCGCCACCGTGCAGCGGCTGCCCGCCGTCGATCTCGCGACCATCGACGCCCTTTGGAGCCGCTACAGCAACCGGCGCTTTGGGTTTAAGGCTCAGCAGCTGGTGTACCGGAGTCAGCAGCAAATCCAGCAGGATGAGCGCCAGCGGTGGCTCGACTTTCAGCAGGCGCTGGGCTGGCGGGAGCCGCCATCGCTGTTCTACCGGGGGTACAGACCCTACCACGACCTGCTCTTTGACCTCAAAGCGCCCCCGGGCCATCTGCCCACCTGGCGCTGGTGCTGCCTTAGCCTGAGCGATCGCTACCGCCTCAGCCCTGAGCTTATGGCCGCCGTCACCCAGCACCTCAACGACTGCCTGCCCCTCGATCCAGCGGCGATGCCTGCCCCTGACTCCGCCGCCCCCACTGTCATCGACGGAGGGCCGACCCTTGCTGTCTAG
- a CDS encoding GUN4 domain-containing protein, which yields MLSSGFTSRLDEGLSELSLLLNEADWEEADRLTAQLLLDAVVQRQQDEAALLGAEPAPRPHLTTEALSTLPCPLLHALDDRWQRASGGHFGFSAQLQIYAAVLETIDFDPALRNWSTPHPFFEEVGWLMLMPLRPVGFLRFYNWLDFDLEAPMGHLPALWYWRVPRITSLQMGGFLTGQGGCFGDLARLDAMMLRLSRCHQLGG from the coding sequence TTGCTGTCTAGCGGATTCACCAGCAGGCTGGACGAAGGCCTCAGCGAACTCAGCCTGCTGCTCAATGAAGCAGACTGGGAGGAGGCCGATCGGCTGACGGCACAGCTGCTGTTGGACGCGGTGGTTCAACGCCAGCAAGACGAAGCAGCCCTGCTCGGGGCAGAGCCCGCCCCCCGCCCCCACCTGACCACCGAGGCCCTGTCCACGCTCCCCTGCCCGCTGCTACACGCCCTTGACGATCGCTGGCAAAGGGCCAGCGGCGGGCACTTTGGCTTTTCGGCCCAGCTTCAGATCTACGCCGCCGTTCTAGAAACCATCGACTTTGACCCGGCCCTGCGCAATTGGTCTACCCCCCACCCCTTTTTTGAAGAGGTGGGATGGCTGATGCTGATGCCGCTGCGACCCGTGGGGTTCCTGCGGTTTTATAACTGGCTGGACTTTGATCTCGAAGCCCCCATGGGTCATCTGCCGGCCCTGTGGTATTGGCGGGTGCCGCGCATTACGTCGCTGCAAATGGGCGGGTTTTTAACCGGCCAGGGAGGGTGCTTTGGCGATCTGGCCCGACTTGACGCCATGATGCTGCGGCTGTCGCGCTGCCACCAGCTCGGCGGCTAA
- a CDS encoding cation diffusion facilitator family transporter, with protein sequence MPNPDAIEESLREAIPGEIALMTTVEPDHPHSYGHAHGHEHHHGPGHAYGHGHTHGAVDPEIAASERGLWAVKWSFVGLALTAVAQAVVFALSGSVALMADLIHNVGDAMTSVPLGVAFLLARAKPSPRFAYGYGRSEDLAGVAIVAVIFVSALVTGYESLERLSQPQPLDHLGALAAAAVIGFIGNEVVALFRLRVGREINSAALVADGLHARADGLVSLAVLVSAVGVGLGFPWADPAMGLVITLVLLRVVWQSTQTVFTRLLDGVEPEMLDRLRHEVDHGVEDAAAAVTAVKARWLGHRLYGEVSLAVEPGLSVAAGEAIASRLRTHLHQQLPYLAEVTIQVQPRQLTPLD encoded by the coding sequence ATGCCTAACCCTGATGCGATCGAGGAATCGCTTCGCGAAGCGATTCCTGGGGAAATCGCCCTGATGACCACGGTCGAACCCGACCATCCCCACAGCTACGGTCATGCCCATGGACACGAGCACCATCATGGCCCTGGGCATGCTTACGGGCACGGACACACCCATGGCGCTGTAGACCCTGAGATCGCCGCCTCGGAGCGGGGGTTGTGGGCGGTGAAATGGTCGTTTGTGGGGCTGGCCCTGACGGCTGTTGCCCAGGCGGTTGTCTTTGCCCTCTCGGGCAGCGTTGCCCTAATGGCCGATCTAATTCACAACGTGGGCGATGCCATGACCTCGGTGCCTTTGGGGGTGGCGTTTTTGCTGGCTCGTGCTAAACCTTCCCCCCGCTTCGCCTACGGCTATGGCCGGTCGGAGGATCTGGCTGGAGTGGCGATCGTGGCGGTGATTTTTGTCAGCGCCTTGGTTACGGGGTACGAATCTCTGGAGCGGCTGAGCCAGCCTCAACCTCTGGATCACCTGGGGGCACTGGCGGCGGCGGCGGTAATTGGCTTTATTGGCAACGAAGTGGTGGCTTTGTTTCGGCTGCGGGTAGGGCGTGAGATCAACAGCGCTGCCCTGGTGGCCGATGGGCTACACGCGCGGGCCGACGGGCTGGTGAGCCTGGCGGTGCTGGTGAGCGCCGTAGGGGTGGGGCTGGGTTTTCCCTGGGCCGACCCGGCGATGGGATTGGTCATTACCCTGGTGCTGCTGCGGGTGGTGTGGCAATCGACCCAGACGGTGTTTACCCGTCTGCTGGACGGGGTAGAGCCCGAAATGCTCGATCGCCTGCGCCACGAAGTAGACCATGGGGTAGAGGATGCCGCCGCTGCGGTGACGGCGGTCAAAGCGCGCTGGTTGGGCCATCGCCTGTACGGCGAGGTCAGTCTGGCAGTGGAGCCGGGGCTGTCGGTGGCGGCGGGGGAGGCGATCGCCTCCCGCCTCAGAACTCACCTGCACCAGCAGCTGCCCTACCTGGCCGAGGTCACCATCCAGGTTCAGCCCCGGCAGCTCACCCCGTTGGACTAA
- the dps gene encoding DNA starvation/stationary phase protection protein Dps, with amino-acid sequence MVATAEKTKTKRGFYPTRIDMSAEVRSQVCDVLNQTLAATLDLKTQTKQAHWNVKGMDFYQLHELFDELAGELEGYVDMVAERVTALGGTALGTARTAARESILPEYPIDAVEGAEHVEALAERFAAYGKHVREAIDTTDELGDADTADLYTEISRTIDMRLWFLEAHLVKKSDRG; translated from the coding sequence ATGGTTGCAACCGCTGAAAAAACAAAGACTAAGCGCGGGTTTTATCCCACCCGCATCGATATGTCGGCTGAGGTGCGATCGCAGGTTTGTGACGTTCTCAATCAAACCCTGGCCGCTACCCTCGACCTCAAGACCCAGACGAAGCAGGCCCACTGGAACGTCAAGGGCATGGATTTCTACCAGCTGCACGAGCTGTTTGACGAACTGGCGGGCGAGCTAGAAGGGTACGTCGATATGGTGGCCGAGCGCGTTACCGCCCTCGGGGGCACCGCCCTAGGCACCGCCCGCACTGCCGCCCGCGAGTCGATTTTGCCCGAGTACCCCATCGATGCCGTAGAGGGGGCTGAGCACGTTGAGGCTCTGGCTGAGCGCTTTGCCGCCTACGGCAAGCACGTGCGCGAAGCTATCGACACCACCGATGAGCTGGGCGACGCCGACACCGCCGACCTTTACACCGAGATCTCTCGCACCATTGACATGCGTCTGTGGTTCCTGGAGGCCCACCTGGTGAAGAAGTCCGACCGCGGTTAA
- a CDS encoding PCP reductase family protein, translating into MVNGLPWTADAQAKLKNIPFFVRAQARKRIEDVARAAEAEAVTADLVEQVRLEFGQ; encoded by the coding sequence ATGGTTAACGGTCTTCCCTGGACGGCTGACGCCCAGGCCAAGCTGAAAAATATTCCGTTTTTTGTGCGTGCCCAGGCCCGCAAGCGCATTGAAGATGTGGCCCGCGCCGCCGAGGCCGAGGCGGTAACGGCAGATCTGGTCGAACAGGTGCGGCTGGAGTTTGGTCAGTAA
- the sigC gene encoding RNA polymerase sigma factor SigC, producing the protein MVATPHYSSNKASARPDRELDLPSLGDEDEGASLALQGFPAADSDEGDFEADAAEVLKGRRTTDLVRLYLQEIGRVRLLERHEEVSEAQCVQSYMQLLADLTQAAEDHGGILATYSKLLQTRDRLSSQLGYRPSLERWATEAEVPIADLKPTLAEGKRAWAALSNLTVTELETAIAEGVRAKEHMIKANLRLVVSVAKKYQNRGLELLDLIQEGTLGLERAVEKFDPTKGYRFSTYAYWWIRQGITRAIATQSRTIRLPVHITEKLNKIKKAQRKLSQEKGRTPSVEDIARELDMTAAQVREVLLRVPRAVSLETKVGKDRDTELGDLLETDCMSPEDMLIRESLRRDLQQLMADLTTREQDVINMRFGLGDGTPYSLAEIGRALELSRERVRQIESKALQKLRQPKRRNRVRDYLEALS; encoded by the coding sequence ATGGTAGCAACACCCCACTACAGCAGCAACAAAGCCTCCGCCCGGCCCGATCGCGAGTTAGATCTCCCCAGCCTGGGAGACGAGGATGAGGGGGCATCGCTGGCGCTCCAGGGCTTTCCCGCTGCCGATAGCGACGAGGGCGACTTTGAGGCCGACGCCGCCGAGGTGCTCAAGGGGCGTCGCACCACTGACCTGGTGCGCCTCTACCTGCAAGAAATCGGCCGAGTACGGCTGCTAGAGCGCCACGAAGAAGTCTCTGAGGCCCAGTGCGTACAGAGCTACATGCAGCTCTTGGCCGATCTGACCCAGGCCGCCGAAGACCACGGCGGCATTCTGGCCACCTACAGCAAGCTGCTGCAAACCCGCGATCGCCTCTCGTCGCAGCTGGGCTATCGCCCCTCCCTGGAGCGCTGGGCCACCGAAGCCGAAGTGCCCATTGCTGACCTCAAGCCCACCCTGGCCGAGGGCAAGCGGGCCTGGGCGGCCCTCAGCAATCTGACGGTGACCGAGCTGGAGACGGCCATTGCCGAGGGGGTGCGCGCCAAAGAGCACATGATCAAGGCCAACCTGCGCCTGGTGGTGTCGGTGGCCAAAAAGTACCAAAACCGAGGCCTGGAGCTGCTCGACCTGATTCAGGAGGGCACCCTGGGCCTGGAGCGGGCCGTCGAAAAGTTTGACCCTACCAAGGGCTACCGGTTTAGCACCTACGCCTACTGGTGGATTCGCCAGGGCATTACCCGGGCGATCGCCACCCAGAGCCGCACCATTCGCCTGCCCGTCCACATCACCGAGAAGCTCAACAAAATCAAAAAGGCCCAGCGCAAGCTCTCCCAGGAAAAAGGCCGCACTCCCTCGGTCGAAGATATCGCCCGCGAACTCGACATGACCGCCGCTCAGGTGCGTGAGGTGCTGCTGCGCGTTCCCCGCGCCGTCTCCCTCGAAACCAAGGTGGGCAAAGACCGCGACACCGAGCTGGGCGACCTGCTCGAAACCGACTGCATGTCACCCGAAGACATGCTGATTCGCGAGTCGCTGCGCCGCGACCTGCAACAGCTGATGGCCGACCTCACCACCCGTGAACAAGACGTAATCAATATGCGCTTTGGCCTCGGCGACGGCACCCCCTACTCCCTGGCGGAGATTGGCCGCGCCCTAGAGCTGTCCCGCGAGCGCGTGCGCCAGATCGAGTCGAAGGCGCTGCAAAAGCTGCGCCAGCCCAAGCGCCGTAACCGTGTCCGCGACTACCTTGAAGCGCTGAGCTAG